A portion of the Bubalus kerabau isolate K-KA32 ecotype Philippines breed swamp buffalo chromosome 1, PCC_UOA_SB_1v2, whole genome shotgun sequence genome contains these proteins:
- the TIMM13 gene encoding mitochondrial import inner membrane translocase subunit Tim13 has translation MEGGFGSDFGGSGGGKLDPGLIMEQVKVQIAVANAQELLQRMTDKCFRKCIGKPGGSLDNSEQKCIAMCMDRYMDAWNTVSRAYNSRLQRERANM, from the exons ATGGAGGGCGGCTTCGGCTCCGATTTCGGGGGCTCCGGCGGGGGGAAGCTGGACCCAGGGCTCATAATGGAGCAGGTGAAAGTGCAGATCGCCGTGGCCAACGCGCAGGAGCTGCTACAG AGGATGACGGACAAGTGCTTCCGGAAGTGTATCGGGAAGCCGGGGGGTTCCCTGGACAATTCGGAGCAG AAGTgcatcgccatgtgcatggaccgCTACATGGACGCCTGGAACACCGTGTCACGTGCCTACAACTCGCGGCTGCAGCGGGAACGAGCCAACATGTGA
- the LMNB2 gene encoding lamin-B2 produces the protein MSPPSRGRRSEQRGPRTAAAAAAAMATPQPGRAGGPSTPLSPTRLSRLQEKEELRELNDRLAHYIDRVRALELENDRLQLKISEREEVTTREVSGIKTLYEAELADARRVLDETARDRACLQIEMGKLRAELEEATKSAKKREGELTVAQGRVRDLESVFHRSEAELAAALSDKRTLENDVAELRAQLAKAEDGHAVAKKQLEKETLMRVDLENRCQSLQEELAFRKDVFEEEVRETRRRHERRLVEVDSSRQQEYDFKMAQALEELRAQHDEQVRLYRLELEQTYQAKLDNAKLSSDQNDKAASAAREELKEARMRVESLSYQLSGLQKQASAAEDRIRELEETVAGERDKFRKMLDAKEREMMEVRDMMQQQLAEYQELLDVKLALDMEISAYRKLLEGEEERLKLSPSPSSRITISRATTSSSGSSVSTAGRPGRSKRKRLEVEEPPGTGSSGLGSSSSGGSFHLAQQASASGSVSIEEIDLEGRFVQLKNSSDKDQSLGNWRIKRQVLEGEEISYKFTPKYVLRAGQTVTVWAAGAGVAHSPPSTLVWKSQNSWGTGESFRTTLVNADGEEVAMRTVKQSSVVRETENGEEGEDEAAEFGEEDLFHQQGDPRTTSRGCRVM, from the exons ATGAGCCCGCCGAGCCGCGGCCGCCGTTCCGAGCAGCGCGGACCCCGAacggctgccgccgccgccgccgccatggCCACGCCGCAGCCCGGCCGCGCGGGCGGGCCCTCCACGCCGCTGTCGCCCACGCGCTTGTCGCGGCTGCAGGAGAAGGAGGAGCTGCGCGAGCTCAATGACCGCCTGGCGCACTACATCGACCGCGTCCGCGCGCTGGAGCTGGAGAACGACCGGCTGCAGCTTAAGATCTCCGAGCGGGAGGAGGTGACCACGCGCGAG GTGAGCGGCATCAAGACATTGTACGAGGCAGAGCTGGCCGACGCCCGCCGGGTGCTGGATGAGACGGCCCGGGACCGCGCCTGCCTGCAGATCGAAATGGGCAAGCTGAGGGCCGAGCTGGAGGAGGCCACCAAGAG CGCCAAGAAGAGGGAGGGTGAGCTCACAGTGGCCCAGGGCCGCGTCAGGGACCTGGAGTCCGTGTTCCACCGAAGTGAGGCCGAGCTCGCGGCCGCACTTAGTGACAAGCGCACCTTGGAGAACGATGTGGCAGAACTGCGGGCCCAGCTGGCTAAG GCGGAGGACGGGCATGCGGTGGCTAAGAAGCAGCTGGAGAAGGAGACGCTGATGCGCGTGGACCTGGAGAACCGCTGCCAGAGCCTGCAGGAGGAGCTGGCCTTCCGCAAGGATGTCTTTGAGGAG GAAGTGCGTGAGACGCGGCGGCGGCATGAGCGCCGCCTGGTGGAGGTGGACAGCAGCCGGCAGCAGGAGTATGACTTCAAGATGGCCCAAGCGCTGGAGGAACTGCGCGCCCAGCACGACGAGCAAGTGCGGCTGTACCGTCTGGAGCTGGAGCAGACCTACCAAGCCAAG CTGGACAACGCCAAGCTGAGCTCCGACCAGAATGACAAGGCTGCCAGCGCTGCTCGGGAGGAGCTGAAGGAGGCCCGCATGCGGGTTGAATCCCTCAGCTACCAGCTCTCCGGCCTTCAGAAGCAG GCGAGCGCGGCCGAGGACCGGATCCGTGAACTAGAGGAGACCGTGGCTGGGGAGCGGGACAAGTTCCGGAAGATGCTGGACGCCAAAGAACGGGAAATGATGGAGGTGCGGGACAtgatgcagcagcagctggcCGAGTACCAGGAGCTGCTGGACGTCAAGCTGGCCCTGGACATGGAGATCAGCGCCTACCGCAAGCtgctggagggagaggaggagag GCTGAAGCTGTCCCCCAGCCCGTCATCGCGGATCACCATCTCTCGGGCCACAAcgagcagcagcggcagcagtgtgTCCACAGCCGGGCGCCCGGGCCGCAGCAAGCGGAAGCGGCTGGAGGTGGAGGAGCCGCCGGGCACGGGCTCCAGTGGCCTCGGCtccagcagcagcggcggcagcttCCACCTGGCGCAGCAGGCCTCTGCCTCAGGCAGTGTCAGCATCGAGGAGATCGATCTGGAGGGCAGGTTCGTGCAACTGAAGAACAGCTCTGACAAG GATCAGTCTCTGGGCAACTGGAGGATCAAGAGGCAGGTCCTGGAAGGGGAGGAGATTTCCTACAAGTTCACCCCCAAGTATGTGCTGCGGGCCGGCCAGACTGTCACG GTGTGGGCAGCTGGAGCAGGGGTGGCTCACAGCCCCCCATCCACACTCGTGTGGAAAAGCCAGAACAGCTGGGGTACTGGTGAGAGCTTCCGGACCACCCTGGTCAACGCTGATGGGGAG GAAGTGGCCATGAGAACCGTGAAGCAGTCTTCAGTGGTGCGGGAGACCGAGAATGGGGAGGAGGGCGAGGACGAGGCAGCCGAGTTTGGAGAGGAGGATCTTTTCCACCAGCAG GGGGACCCGAGGACCACCTCTCGAGGTTGCCGTGTCATGTGA